One window of Oreochromis niloticus isolate F11D_XX linkage group LG23, O_niloticus_UMD_NMBU, whole genome shotgun sequence genomic DNA carries:
- the ankrd24 gene encoding ankyrin repeat domain-containing protein 24: MKSLKAKFKKTEWDLVSLSSRKAGLSPDCGCNQRSQSQDWSKSDERLLQAVEQNEPDKVLALIVKKGLCPTKLDAEGKSAFHLSVSRGRLDCLEVIISHGADISVTDGAGFSALHLAAKNGQSECLKRLLQERMAVDCTDSIGRTPLHLAAVSGCMSCTETLWDFKANLDAQDTDGATPLLLAAQMSRVELCVFLLGRGANANIQDNQGRSALMLACESDSVETVEALLRGGANTQLVDGLGHKATDYSVTTGNQCIIEMLQDGVPSVSEGAGEEGVPPSQKSQSSAPPTHSPETHQSQSPPPSPQPQETQQSPQAEDEEVFEEIRRLRLERGRLLQKIKALEQQQQSALSALEELSQLKKRLEEAEAERDKLLEELKAVHGIGASDSEDLDEMLDFPEKLLSKRSRASPAQDEASSQTDIDSVSPSPAPADPGAVAELHKQIEDLTSQNAELVLKVQMLEMFEKDDTDMQTSSSDFVPLVQYETLRKEYETLQERFSQAQASAEASSVEEQHDDERSQGGAADSENTEALKEKLRELEEQLASSKSELEELKEQMRVGVLSVECGIGDIAAAGAGASEEAPSQEAEQLRARVTELEEELSKRTGEAGGQSNSDSDIIKQLTEKVKELQAALAQKESTKEEEEKEDKIEDTETVKCLRDKVAKLEAALAESRISEKDGGGAGDGDQVHRLQERLHELEGELRKCVPRSELEEVQVNLGLQCEQLARERADVARRLNDALLELERIRPPPHGEEEDEEEEEEHSESSEPSVISEHSRRTLAAVREELEVARQEAAQALDCLCAERESRAQDALQLKDTVPLAKHKEALSAVSEQLAQTLQELQEEKTLRGHAEEQAASLEAKLQVMQDAIPKEEHEKVKAELQHALQESESGAAAARDALSEKEMELRELKSQKAAEQGLISKEDHEALRLSLQAEINAITARFNDLTRKHEKTCTEVFQVQREALFNKSERQVAESQLATVQKQLAELQAQSTHIQELHKDIQESQSLVKEKDRKITELSKEVFRLKEALGALSPPLGITSSSSSTHHGNPGQQMALQNRIAILTQQLQDWERKHKQVVTVYRSHLLAAVQGRMDEEVQHLLLQILKMTHQGH; this comes from the exons G GCTTCAGCGCCCTTCATCTTGCAGCCAAAAATGGCCAGTCTGAGTGCTTAAAGAGACTGTTACAG GAAAGAATGGCGGTAGATTGCACGGACAGCATTGGAAGGACACCACTCCATCTTGCAG CGGTCAGTGGCTGCATGTCCTGCACTGAGACCCTGTGGGACTTTAAAGCTAATCTGGATGCCCAGGACACT gacgGGGCCACCCCTCTGTTATTGGCAGCCCAGATGAGTAGAGTGGAACTGTGTGTCTTTCTATTGGGTCGAGGTGCAAATGCAAACATACAAGATAATCAAGGAAG GTCTGCATTGATGCTGGCCTGTGAGAGTGACAGCGTTGAGACTGTAGAGGCTCTGCTGAGAGGTGGGGCCAACACACAGCTGGTCGACGGCCTCGGACACAAAGCTACCGACTACAGCGTAACCACAGGCAACCAATGTATCATTGAGATGCTGCAGGATGGAGTACCTTCAG TCTCTGAGGGTGCAGGGGAGGAG GGTGTGCCACCTTCCCAAAAGTCCCAGAGTTCAGCTCCTCCTACCCACTCTCCAGAGACCCATCAGTCCCAGTCCCCACctccctctcctcagcctcAAGAAACCCAGCAGTCACCCCAG GCTGAAGACGAGGAGGTATTTGAGGAGATTCGGCGGCTGCGTCTGGAGAGAGGCCGTCTGCTCCAGAAGATCAAAGCcttggagcagcagcagcagagcgcCCTCTCTGCCTTGGAGGAG CTTTCCCAACTAAAGAAACGTCTGGAGGAGGCAGAGGCAGAGAGGGACAAACTGCTTGAGGAACTGAAAGCAGTCCATGGTATTGGGGCGAGTGACTCTGAGGACCTGGATGAAATGCTGGACTTCCCAG AAAAGCTGCTCTCCAAGCGCTCCAGAGCCTCCCCTGCTCAGGATGAGGCCTCTTCTCAAACGGACATTGACTCAGTCAGCCCCTCTCCTGCCCCTGCAGACCCAGGAGCTGTTGCTGAGCTGCATAAACAAATAGAGGATCTTACTTCCCAGAATGCTGAACTTGTTCTGAAAGTTCAG ATGTTGGAGATGTTTGAGAAGGATGACACAGACATGCAGACCTCCAGTTCGGACTTTGTCCCGCTCGTTCAGTATGAAACCCTGAGAAAAGAGTATGAAACCCTTCAGGAGCGCTTCTCTCAGGCCCAGGCTTCAGCAGAGGCTTCCAGTGTGGAAGAGCAGCA TGATGATGAGCGCTCTCAGGGAGGAGCTGCAGATTCAGAGAATACAGAAGCTCTGAAGGAGAAGCTGCGTGAGCTGGAGGAGCAGTTGGCCTCTTCCAAATCTGAGCTGGAGGAGCTAAAGGAGCAGATGCGTGTCGGGGTGCTTTCTGTGGAGTGTGGTATAGGGGATATTGCTGCAGCAGGTGCTGGGGCTTCAGAGGAGGCCCCGAGCCAGGAGGCAGAGCAGCTGAGAGCCAGGGTGacagagctggaggaggagctTTCTAAAAGAACGGGTGAGGCTGGGGGTCAGAGCAATTCGGACAGTGACATAATCAAACAGCTGACAGAGAAAGTAAAGGAACTCCAGGCTGCTCTGGCCCAGAAGGAGTCTacaaaagaggaagaggagaaagaagaCAAAATAGAAGATACAGAAACAGTGAAGTGCCTACGTGACAAAGTTGCTAAGTTGGAGGCAGCCCTGGCAGAGAGCAGGATATCAGAAAAAGATGGAGGCGGAGCAGGAGATGGAGATCAGGTCCATCGTCTTCAGGAGCGTTTGCATGAGCTAGAGGGAGAACTGAGGAAATGTGTGCCCCGCtcggagctggaggaggtgcaGGTGAATCTGGGACTCCAGTGTGAGCAGCTGGCAAGGGAGAGAGCGGATGTGGCTAGAAGGCTCAACGATGCCCTCCTGGAGCTGGAGAGAATCAGACCTCCACCACAtggagaagaggaagatgaagaagaggaggaagagcattCAGAGAGTTCAGAGCCCTCAGTCATATCAG AGCACTCCAGACGCACCTTAGCAGCGGTGAGAGAAGAACTTGAAGTAGCGAGGCAGGAAGCAGCTCAGGCTCTGGATTGTCTGTGCGCCGAGCGGGAGAGCCGGGCACAGGACGCCCTGCAGCTGAAGGACACGGTGCCACTTGCGAAACATAAAGAGGCGCTGTCTGCGGTGTCAGAACAACTTGCTCAGACACTGCAAGAGCTccaggaagaaaaaacccttCGGGGCCATGCTGAGGAGCAGGCTGCCTCACTGGAGGCTAAACTGCAGGTCATGCAGGATGCCATTCCCAAAGAGGAGCATGAGAAAGTCAAG GCAGAGCTCCAGCACGCCCTGCAGGAAAGCGAGAGCGGTGCAGCAGCAGCTCGTGATGCTCTGAGTGAGAAGGAGATGGAACTGAGAGAGCTGAAATCCCAGAAGGCTGCAGAACAGGGTCTGATTTCTAAGGAGGATCACGAGGCCCTTCGGCTCTCTTTGCAGGCTGAGATCAACGCCATCACGGCCCGTTTCAACGATCTTACTCGTAAACACGAGAAGACCTGCACTGAG GTATTCCAGGTACAAAGGGAGGCACTCTTTAACAAGAGTGAGCGGCAGGTCGCAGAGTCGCAGCTCGCCACAGTTCAAAAACAACTTGCTGAACTACAAGCCCAGTCAACCCATATCCAGGAACTCCACAAGGACATCCAGGAATCCCAGAGCCTCGTGAAAGAGAAGGACCGCAAG ATAACAGAGCTGTCAAAGGAGGTGTTCCGACTGAAAGAGGCCCTGGGTGCTCTCTCGCCTCCTCTCGGAATCACCTCTTCTTCCTCATCAACCCATCATGGTAACCCTGGACAGCAAATGGCTCTGCAGAACAGGATTGCCATCCTCACTCAACAGCTCCAG GATTGGGAGAGAAAGCACAAACAAGTGGTGACTGTATACCGCTCACACTTACTGGCAGCTGTGCAG GGTCGCATGGATGAAGAGGTGCAGCATTTGCTACTCCAGATCCTGAAGATGACACACCAGGGGCACTGA